The Syngnathus acus chromosome 3, fSynAcu1.2, whole genome shotgun sequence genome includes a window with the following:
- the LOC119121113 gene encoding serine protease 23-like, which produces MCSRTGPSRFPSIHILLFLITLPVVFSFSRPQWILQRVPVVLPQQSESRPAPRFLSQARLDVASPCDPECHKKAPLPSYWDLQQFLAYETLHSDGQLTETSIGIYGNLGSNKSPAYSYAPAEKGQRSHTRRKRQIFGHDGRYSIAGQNFVLKYPFSAAVKLSTGCSGTLVGDRHVLTAAHCVHDGKNYVKGAQRLRVGFLKPRQRDLASPISNLSNHVERDPNGALIASEKMKFQWIRAKRTHVPKGWIKGNANDIGMDYDYALLELKKAHKRRHMKLGVSPSSKRLPGRRVHFSGFDNDRPGQLVYRFCQAGEETPDLLYQHCDAQPGASGSGVYARMWEGRRRRWERKVIGVFSGHQWVERQGASQEFNVAVRITPLKYAQICYWIKGNFVDCREG; this is translated from the exons ATGTGCTCCAGAACTGGACCATCACG GTTCCCCTCCATCCACATCCTTCTCTTCCTCATCACCCTTCCTGTGGTTTTCTCCTTCTCACGACCTCAGTGGATTCTTCAGCGTGTCCCAGTGGTCCTCCCACAGCAAAGCGAGAGTCGCCCAGCCCCACGCTTCCTGTCTCAAGCCCGCCTTGATGTCGCCTCTCCGTGTGACCCAGAATGCCACAAAAAGGCACCTCTACCCAGCTACTGGGACTTGCAGCAATTTCTGGCCTACGAGACGCTTCACTCAGACGGTCAACTCACTGAGACCTCCATCGGGATCTATGGTAACCTCGGGTCCAACAAAAGCCCTGCGTACTCCTATGCGCCCGCTGAGAAAGGCCAACGGTCACATACCAGACGCAAGCGTCAGATCTTTGGTCATGACGGGCGATACAGCATTGCGGGTCAGAACTTTGTGCTTAAATATCCTTTCTCAGCCGCTGTCAAACTGTCCACCGGCTGTTCTGGTACCCTGGTCGGAGACCGCCACGTTCTAACGGCTGCACATTGTGTTCATGATGGTAAAAACTATGTGAAGGGTGCCCAGAGGCTCAGAGTGGGGTTTCTAAAACCCAGACAACGAGACCTAGCGTCTCCAATTTCCAACTTGAGCAACCACGTTGAGAGGGATCCAAACGGCGCCCTAATTGCGTCAGAGAAAATGAAGTTCCAGTGGATCAGAGCCAAGCGCACACATGTGCCCAAAGGATGGATCAAAGGCAATGCCAATGACATCGGGATGGACTACGACTATGCACTTTTAGAACTCAAGAAAGCCCACAAACGGCGTCATATGAAGTTGGGTGTGAGCCCTTCTTCTAAGAGGCTTCCTGGGCGACGGGTGCACTTCTCAGGTTTCGACAACGACCGCCCGGGACAGTTGGTGTATCGTTTTTGTCAGGCCGGAGAGGAGACGCCGGACCTGCTCTACCAGCACTGCGACGCCCAACCCGGGGCCAGCGGGTCGGGGGTCTACGCCCGGATGTGGGAGGGGCGGCGTCGGCGCTGGGAGAGGAAGGTGATAGGCGTGTTTTCGGGACACCAGTGGGTGGAGCGTCAAGGGGCGTCTCAGGAATTTAATGTGGCCGTGAGAATCACACCACTTAAATATGCTCAAATCTGTTACTGGATAAAAGGTAACTTTGTGGACTGTCGAGAAGGCTGA